TAACTCATATACTAAGTCAATGTTACGAAAAACATAGTTACAAATTGTGCAAGTTGTTGGATTTTGGTTTTTATGACTGAGGTATTAATCTGATTTAGGTTGGACCACATTGTATGCTAGGAGAAGGTTCACAAATGGGTGACAAATGCAGCGTGAAAAAGTCCGTCATTGGCCGACATTGTCGGATCGGCTCGAATGTGAAGGTACGATTCATTCTTTACCTCTGATGAAAAGGGAAATAGTTAGTACTTACATTCCATTCACCGAACAATGGCACCACCTCAGAAAATCCAGCTGCCACATACATCGCCCAGCTGATTATTAAGTCACTTGCTTCCTTCCGGCTTGTCCTTGCAGGTTGTCAACTCAGTCATAATGGACCATGTTACTATCGCAGATGGTTGTTCAATCCAAGGTTCTGTTGTTTGCAGTAATGTACAGCTCCAAGAACGTGTCGTACTGAGAGATTGCCAGGTATCCAGCTTTTCCTTTCACCTGGTTCTTTTTTTCGTATAATAAAAATAccaacaatattattattgttagtattagtatttttgttattaatgaaGGGGAGTGTTGGAGCAATGGCAAAGTTTTCCTTGTGACCTATAGGTTACGAGTTCGACCCTTAGAATCAGCCACCAATGCTTGCGACAGGGTAGATGCCTACATTATACTTTGTGAACTCGGGATGCTTGGTACTATTAGTTATAGAATTTTGTGGTTGGGTCATGGGTGTGAGCATAGCGGGTGGAGAAAGGTTACTGtctgtttcttttctttcatgttTTCAGTCTACGTCATTTTTTGCTCGTTCGACACAGGTTGGAGCAGGTTATGTGGTTTCATCAGGCAGTGAACATAAAGGAGAATCCTTAGCAAAGAAAGAGAAACAGTAATTTACTTTTACCGGTAACTTACAGTGTGATCAACGCGACACTGATCTCCATACGACTTTTGTTGCTTTGGCCTGCCAATGATACGCCGGTCCAACGTACTCCATGGCAACAAAACAGAGCTAAGTCAATTTTGTTTGGCATTCTTGTTTTGGTTTAAAGTTTTTCTTTACGTTTTTGAGTTTTTGTTGTTAGGATGAATTTGTTGTAGAATTTGCATAGTTATTTGATAATCAAAACTCGACTTACTCCATTTGGTATGAAAAAGTGACTACTGTTTATTTCTTTTAGAGGCTTCAATGATTATATCAAAATCTTGCTTtgtcattttttcctttttggcaTTTTGAAAATGTCATAATCTTTTCGTCGCCCCCATCCCCACCACCACCTCGACACTGAGACAAGAATCCGGAGGTGGGGAAGGGATAGTATTGGCATTTGGGAATAATAGTTCGTAGAACTACCAAGGATTGTGGTGAAGCAGATATGATTTCTCCATCCTTCATCAGAAGTTTCACGTGCGGTTAATTTGAAGTCCCAAAATGGAATAGTTTGAGTAGTGTACAACTTTGATACGAAAGGTTCCATATTCCATATACATAAAGATGAAATGAGTGTTGAATCAGCAAACTTGTCATAGTTTTGCAAATTCAATTGTTTGCTTACCCTCATGGCCTTTACTgaagaaataattgaaataatctGAATAAACAACATGCTTATACAATGGTGTCTCTCCATTTTCTAGCACTTGTGTCAAAGGACCAAAAACTGCATCAGGTGCTGGATTCACAAATATGGGCACTGACACTCTGTTTCTACTGGCATTCACGAATACTCGATGCTCCACGCTCTTGTACCTATCGTTGCTCATGATCTGAAGGACATCTCCGATATTGATCACGAGTGCCCCTTTAACTGGGGGCACATGAATCCAGCCATCACCTTTGGGCTCTCGCACGTAAAGGCCACCAACATCGTCTTGTAGTAGCATAGTGATCGAAGAAACATCAGCATGACGGCCAGCACCAGCAGTGAGCTCGGGGTTTGGGCACACTGGGTAGTGAATGAGGTTAACGATCAACGTGCCCATTACAACAGACTTCATCGGCTCATCAATCTGCTTAACGTTTAGTTTCTCCAGCAACACCTCGAGAAGCTTTACTATAATAGGTTTAGCCCACTTCATGTACTCCAAAACCTGATCTCTGTAGAAGTAAGAATGACATTAGTCCAAAAATGGCCCGAATAGCTAATATTCAGGAGAGAATCTACAATATCAGGGCAAAAGAAAGATACAAAACTAGATATAGCCACTTAGCTAACAATTGcatatttgtttatgttttttttttttttttttataatcgtAGTGTCTTGACCAGCTTTCGCGCACATGTTTCTTTATGCTCTCCGCAAATGTGTAATAGTTCTCTCAACATTCTAAACATACAATACTACTTACAAATGATCCTAGATAAGAATCTCTGAAAGCAAAGACGGATCaaagatttgaaatttatgattcGAGACACCCCTTGCTTGCTAGTAAATTTCTCAACATTTATATAAGATTCGGGCTAAAGCTACTAGATTCTATCGAACCTATACAATAAAGTGGACAAACTATACATCCACCCTTGTCTGAAAGTAAGTCACACTATAACTTGCAGCTTTTTCGAGCCTTAGTGGA
The DNA window shown above is from Solanum lycopersicum chromosome 11, SLM_r2.1 and carries:
- the LOC101266300 gene encoding feruloyl CoA ortho-hydroxylase 1 — translated: MSIAEVSEASDLIDFLVNKGNGVKGLSQMGLQIVPQKFIQPHEERLDFTQITSSESIPIIDFSNFDDPKVAESICDAAEKWGFFQIVNHGIPIEVLENVIEAGHKFFGLSVDERRKYLKENSPTHTVELKTSFSPFAEKVLEWKDYLFHIYDCDDDDESSKLWPAVSKDQVLEYMKWAKPIIVKLLEVLLEKLNVKQIDEPMKSVVMGTLIVNLIHYPVCPNPELTAGAGRHADVSSITMLLQDDVGGLYVREPKGDGWIHVPPVKGALVINIGDVLQIMSNDRYKSVEHRVFVNASRNRVSVPIFVNPAPDAVFGPLTQVLENGETPLYKHVVYSDYFNYFFSKGHEGKQTIEFAKL